The Fusobacterium necrophorum subsp. necrophorum genome includes the window ATCCTCCAATTCCGTTCCGGTAAATCCTAATTCTTTTGCTGTAAATGTGATTTTAGTCGGATCAAAGGCAAAGGCACCTTCTCTTCCGATAATTTCTTCTCCAAAACAGTAAATTCCGGGAATTTTATTGGCTTCTTCTCGAAAATAATGAGCCAAAGAAATCGCTTTTGTCAACAATTCTCTTCCTTGAGTCGCGATTTGCCTTCTGGCACAGTCCAACGATGCCATTAAAGGATAAGAAGGAGAGGTTGTATGCAACATACTTAAAATTTCTTTTACTCTTTCCACTTTCACACGTTCCGAATTGACATGAAGCAAAGACATTTGTGTTAAAGCTCCCAAAATTTTATGAGTACTTTGACTGCAAATATCCGCTCCGACATCAACCGCTGAAGTTGGTAACTCCTCATGAAAATGCAAATGAGGACCGTGAGCTTCGTCTACAATAAGAGGAATATCATATTGATGTACAATTTCTGCAATTTTCTTGATGTCTGTAGCCACTCCATAGTAGGTCGGATTGATAATTAAAACAGCTTTGATTTCAGAATCCTGTGCCAACATCTCGGCGACAGTCTGAGGTCTTACCCCATGAGCTATCCCCAATTCTTCATCTATTTCCGGATTCATATAGACAGGTCTGGCTCCACTTAAGATGATTCCGGCGGAAACGGATTTATGTACATTTCTAGGTACTAAGAGTTTTTCTCCCGGATTTACGACAGACATAATCATAGCCTGAATGGCACCGGAGGTTCCGTTTACCGCAAAGAAACTATGCTTCACATCATAGGCATCTGCAGCCAATTCCTGAGCTTCTTTGATACATCCGTGCGGGTGGTGTAAACCGTCCACCATGGGAAAAATAGTAACATCTATGGTAAAAGGTCCTTCTCCTACAAAATTGATAAATTCTTCATCCGCACCTTTTCCTCGTTTATGACCGGGAACATGAAAAGCCAGAGTATTATTTCCGGCGTATTCTTCCTTTAACACGGAAAATAAAGGTGTCTTGCTTTGATCTAATTTGGACATTTTTGAAATATCAGCCTCCTCAAATTTTCATTTTTAACTCTTCTGAATTATATGATTTTTTCCAAGAGAAGTCAACGAGAAAAGCACTTTCTTGCAAAAAATAAAAAATAAAAGAACTCAAAATAAAAAACGTATGTTATAATATAAATATAACATATATTTTTTAAGGAGGGTCTTATGCTTAAAATTGGAAATATCGAAATTAAAGTTCCTATTTTTCAAGGAGGGATGGCAATAGGGGTGTCTATGGCCGAGCTGGCGGCAGCAGTGAGTAATGAAGGCGGAGTAGGAGTAATTGCAGGAACAGGATTAAAAAAAGAAGAATTAAAGCAAGAAATACAAAAAGCAAAAGAGAAATTGGTAGGAGTGGGAAAGGTACTGGGAGTCAATATCATGGTTGCCACTACAAATTTTATGGAATTGGTAGATGCTGCCATTGAAAGCGGTGTAGAATTTATTATTTTTGGAGCCGGTTTTTCAAGAGATATCTTTGACTATGTAAAAGGAACGGGGACACAGGCAATTCCTATTGTGTCTTCTCTAAAATTGGCAAAGATTTCTGAAAAACTGGGAGCTCCTGCAGTGATTGTAGAGGGAGGAAATGCCGGAGGACATTTAGGAAGTGAATTGGATTCTTGGGATATTGTTCCGGAAGTGGCACAAAATATTCATATACCTGTGATTGGAGCCGGAGGAGTCATGACCCCTGAGGATGGAAAAAGAATGTTGTCTTTAGGAGCCAAAGGAATTCAAATGGGAAGTCGCTTCGTAGCTTCTAAAGAATGTGGAGTGAGTCAGGTCTTTAAAGAGATGTATAAAAAAGTAAAACAGGGAGAAATTGTAAAAATTATGAGTTCTGCGGGATTACCGGCAAATGCCATTGTCAGTCCTTATGTAAAAAAAGTGTTGGATGAGGTAACGGAATTCCCGAGAAACTGTTTTGCCTGTTTAAAAAAATGTACTCATAAGTTTTGTGTCAATGAAAGATTGCAAATGGCACATCATGGAAATTATGAAGAAGGAATTTTCTTTGCAGGAAGAGACGCATGGAAGATTACGGAAATTTTAGCCGTCAAAGAAATTATGGAAAAATTCCGAATTTTATTTCAGGAATGAAACTCATTATCAAAGTAGATAGAATGGAATGCAAATTAAATGCAATCAAAAATACAGCCAAAACATAATTCATTTTTTAGATGATAAAAATGAAAAAATAAGATATAATATAACATATGTTTTCAAAAAGGAGAGTGCAAAGTATGAAATTCAGTTTTGAAGAGAAAGGACAAGGAAAAACCATTGTCTTGGTTCATTCTTATCTGTGGGATAGAGAAATGTGGAGAGAACAAATCGATTTGTTGTCCGAACAATATAGATGTATTGCAATTGATTTACCAAGTCATGGAAGCTGTTTGAGAAAATTACCTAAAAATTATTGCTTAGAGGATTTGGCAAAGGAACTGATTGCGTTTTTGGAAGAAAAGGGAATTGAAAAATACCATTATATCGGCTTATCTGTAGGAGGAATGTTGATTCCATATCTATATGAAAATGATAAGGACAAAATTGAAAGTTTTGTAATGATGGATAGCTATGTGGGAGCGGAAGGAGAAGAGAAAAAAGCTCTTTATTTTCATCTATTGGACAGTATTGAAATGATGAAGAAAATTCCGACGGCTATGGCAGAACAGATTGCAAAGATGTTCTTTGCGGAAAAAAGAAAAAATTCTTCCAATCCCGACTATGTAAAATTTATCAATAGGTTGCAGGGATTTTCCGAGGAGCAATTGGAAGATATTGTGATTTTGGGAAGAGCTATTTTCGGGCGGGAAGAGAAAAGAGAAAGCTTGAAGAATATTACCCTTCCGACTACAATCATTGTCGGAGAGGAGGATGAGCCGAGACCTCCATACGAAGCGGAAGAAATGTCTCATCTCTTTCCCAATGCCAAATGTATTATCGTTCCGAGGGCAGGGCATATTTCCAATCGAGATCAGGCAGAATTCGTAAATGAAATTTTCCGAAGTCTATTTTTATCTTCTGACCGACATACAAAAGTTTAAATCAAAGTTTTGGAATTTTCTTGAAAAATACAGAGATTCCGTTTATAATAAGAAGAAAAAGGAGGAGGACTATGAAAAAACACTTATATTTAGGAATTTCTTTTCTTGCTCTTTCCGGCTCTCTATTTGCCATTGACGGAGTGGTAAAATTCGGATTTGCAAGTAATGCGGGAGCATATAACAGCAGAAGTAAAAGTTTTGAAAATTATGCACCAAATTTAGCAACTGAAATTCGACAAGGTTTTGTTTTAGGAGAAGTAGGAGCGGGAATTGCATATAATGGAAAAGTTGGAAATACAGGTATAGCCACAGTTCCTGTCTATGGTCTTTTAAAATGGAATGTCTTGCCTGTTTTACCGATCAAACCATATATCGTTGGAAGAGTTGGAAGAATTTTAAAAACAAATGAGGATGTCAGAGGCTCCGATCCTTCCGGAAGAGGATATTATGCTGTGGGTGCCGGAATGGAAATTATGAATTTGGAAGTGGAAGCAAGCTACTCCGCCACAAAAATTCGTCATGACCACAGAGGAAAAGATTGGTTAAATCAAGTTTCTCTTGGAGTGGGATATAAGTTATTCTAACATGCTATAAAAATCTAGGAGTGGTTCCTTCGGGAACCACTTATTTTTTTGTAAAAATGTTATGGACAAAAGATAGAAAAATAGGTACAATATTAAGAATAAGGGGGGATGACATCTATGCTAAAAAATTACAAAGAAGTGCAAAAGGTGTTACTCATTATTTTAGTATTAAATATATTGGTAGCAGGGGTTAA containing:
- a CDS encoding aminotransferase class I/II-fold pyridoxal phosphate-dependent enzyme, producing the protein MSKLDQSKTPLFSVLKEEYAGNNTLAFHVPGHKRGKGADEEFINFVGEGPFTIDVTIFPMVDGLHHPHGCIKEAQELAADAYDVKHSFFAVNGTSGAIQAMIMSVVNPGEKLLVPRNVHKSVSAGIILSGARPVYMNPEIDEELGIAHGVRPQTVAEMLAQDSEIKAVLIINPTYYGVATDIKKIAEIVHQYDIPLIVDEAHGPHLHFHEELPTSAVDVGADICSQSTHKILGALTQMSLLHVNSERVKVERVKEILSMLHTTSPSYPLMASLDCARRQIATQGRELLTKAISLAHYFREEANKIPGIYCFGEEIIGREGAFAFDPTKITFTAKELGFTGTELEDMLTADYHIQMELADFYHTLGLITIGDSKESIDRLLAALRDISNRFSNQGRKLTHQLLKMPEIPEQVLIPREAFYRTKTKISFEESIGKICGELIMAYPPGIPIIIPGERITREILDYIKDMKSAKLQLQGMEDSELITINIIEEK
- a CDS encoding nitronate monooxygenase, with amino-acid sequence MLKIGNIEIKVPIFQGGMAIGVSMAELAAAVSNEGGVGVIAGTGLKKEELKQEIQKAKEKLVGVGKVLGVNIMVATTNFMELVDAAIESGVEFIIFGAGFSRDIFDYVKGTGTQAIPIVSSLKLAKISEKLGAPAVIVEGGNAGGHLGSELDSWDIVPEVAQNIHIPVIGAGGVMTPEDGKRMLSLGAKGIQMGSRFVASKECGVSQVFKEMYKKVKQGEIVKIMSSAGLPANAIVSPYVKKVLDEVTEFPRNCFACLKKCTHKFCVNERLQMAHHGNYEEGIFFAGRDAWKITEILAVKEIMEKFRILFQE
- a CDS encoding alpha/beta hydrolase: MKFSFEEKGQGKTIVLVHSYLWDREMWREQIDLLSEQYRCIAIDLPSHGSCLRKLPKNYCLEDLAKELIAFLEEKGIEKYHYIGLSVGGMLIPYLYENDKDKIESFVMMDSYVGAEGEEKKALYFHLLDSIEMMKKIPTAMAEQIAKMFFAEKRKNSSNPDYVKFINRLQGFSEEQLEDIVILGRAIFGREEKRESLKNITLPTTIIVGEEDEPRPPYEAEEMSHLFPNAKCIIVPRAGHISNRDQAEFVNEIFRSLFLSSDRHTKV